In the Sinorhizobium garamanticum genome, one interval contains:
- a CDS encoding MATE family efflux transporter, which yields MKSTRLEQLENDPMVPLVLRLAVPTIVGLCVSAAYHLLNAFFVGRLGAEAVAALAITFPITMILTLIGQAVGTGAASSVARSLGRHDHASAAAFAFTAIVLGLGVAILASGSIATRISVLLTWFGASNNTLPYAVEYLSPILFAQVLLVFNMICGFIVRAEGNTLFSMATQIVAFVLNAVLDSLLIVGLDLGIAGAGFATLISQVAAAAVYVWHFATASGVVKLGGHPTTGSLERIGVILGAGSPAALASVAGIAAMWLLNSTASTFGDDTLAGVGVATRLLSIVALPISGLCIGAQSAVGYNIGAGRGDRVRQALTVILSLSLAFSSMCALIGICQSHALAAWFVTETSAIAIAERAIAAFLAAFVCFPAVAVTITLIQAKGEVTRASLLAITPDGLFLMPLLLVLPRWMGVNGLIISPVLSEAAAGLTAALVLYREWRRLSRDERSLRV from the coding sequence ATGAAATCGACCCGGTTAGAGCAGCTCGAGAACGATCCCATGGTGCCACTTGTGCTGAGACTTGCCGTTCCAACGATTGTGGGACTTTGCGTCAGTGCGGCCTACCACCTTTTGAATGCTTTCTTCGTTGGACGTCTTGGGGCAGAGGCGGTGGCCGCGCTTGCGATTACATTCCCAATTACCATGATTCTGACGCTTATCGGGCAAGCCGTGGGGACTGGGGCAGCATCGTCCGTGGCGCGCAGCCTCGGTCGGCATGACCATGCATCCGCAGCAGCATTCGCATTCACAGCAATTGTCTTGGGCTTGGGCGTTGCGATATTAGCTTCTGGTAGTATCGCGACCAGGATCAGCGTCCTCCTGACATGGTTTGGCGCTAGCAACAATACTCTGCCCTATGCGGTCGAATACCTGAGCCCGATCCTGTTTGCCCAGGTGCTGCTCGTATTCAACATGATCTGCGGCTTCATCGTCAGGGCCGAGGGGAACACGTTATTCAGCATGGCCACCCAGATTGTGGCATTTGTCCTCAACGCGGTGCTCGATTCCCTGCTGATCGTCGGATTGGATCTGGGGATCGCGGGCGCTGGTTTCGCAACATTGATTTCGCAAGTGGCTGCGGCCGCCGTGTACGTGTGGCATTTTGCGACCGCGTCCGGCGTGGTGAAGCTAGGCGGTCATCCAACAACCGGTTCATTGGAGCGTATAGGCGTCATTCTGGGGGCAGGAAGTCCGGCGGCGCTTGCGAGTGTGGCTGGCATTGCTGCCATGTGGCTGCTCAATTCTACTGCCAGCACATTTGGCGACGATACTTTGGCCGGGGTGGGTGTCGCAACGCGGCTGCTTTCCATAGTGGCTCTACCAATCAGTGGCCTGTGCATCGGTGCCCAATCTGCGGTCGGCTACAACATCGGTGCGGGAAGGGGCGACAGAGTGCGGCAGGCATTGACCGTAATACTGTCCCTATCCTTAGCGTTCTCATCGATGTGCGCGCTCATAGGCATCTGCCAATCGCACGCTTTGGCCGCCTGGTTTGTTACGGAGACGTCAGCTATCGCGATCGCGGAACGCGCAATTGCTGCATTCCTAGCCGCTTTTGTTTGCTTTCCCGCAGTGGCAGTCACTATTACGCTGATCCAGGCCAAAGGCGAAGTGACGCGGGCATCGCTGCTCGCAATTACGCCCGATGGGCTATTCCTGATGCCACTCCTGCTAGTGTTGCCGCGGTGGATGGGCGTCAACGGTCTCATCATTAGTCCCGTTCTCAGTGAGGCTGCTGCTGGCCTGACTGCCGCGCTCGTCCTCTATCGAGAGTGGCGGCGCTTGAGCAGAGATGAACGTTCCCTTCGCGTTTGA
- a CDS encoding 4'-phosphopantetheinyl transferase family protein: MGNTSLSNEFVKIWQIDLNVPTHPWPDCLAWLDHEEQERYHRLKHRHDARRFAAAHVALREILAGCLSIEPWDVKLAYSRWRRPYVPGGPFFSMSRSGDLALVALSHQPLLGIDVECLDQAVEWSWLETIWSPAEWRRLRTMTNAPELLLRLWVRKEAAVKALGLGLAHPLSQVVVPLSGQTGPNGARLWLRNEQGSHCWRVYDLPTKVGFIGSIVTARPVAPESLAVHLFPAAGDWSGAVAKSTGSLVAPQHPGSTARA, from the coding sequence ATGGGAAATACAAGCCTCTCAAATGAATTTGTGAAGATCTGGCAGATTGATCTGAACGTTCCGACCCACCCGTGGCCGGACTGCCTTGCCTGGTTGGATCACGAAGAGCAGGAAAGATATCATCGTTTGAAGCATCGGCACGACGCGCGAAGGTTTGCAGCGGCGCACGTGGCCCTACGCGAAATCTTGGCCGGTTGCTTGTCTATTGAGCCCTGGGATGTGAAACTTGCGTACAGCCGATGGCGTCGCCCATACGTTCCCGGAGGGCCTTTTTTTTCGATGAGCCGGAGCGGCGATCTGGCACTTGTCGCCTTATCTCACCAGCCTTTGCTCGGCATCGACGTCGAATGCCTCGACCAAGCGGTTGAATGGAGCTGGCTTGAGACCATTTGGTCGCCAGCAGAATGGCGACGGCTTCGGACGATGACGAATGCTCCTGAACTACTGTTGCGCCTTTGGGTTCGTAAAGAAGCCGCAGTAAAAGCTCTGGGACTCGGACTTGCCCACCCCCTGTCGCAGGTCGTGGTTCCACTCTCGGGACAAACTGGTCCCAATGGCGCGCGTCTGTGGCTTCGGAACGAGCAGGGAAGCCACTGCTGGCGTGTATACGATTTGCCAACAAAGGTTGGTTTCATCGGATCGATCGTAACGGCGCGGCCTGTCGCTCCTGAGAGTCTGGCAGTGCATTTGTTCCCCGCCGCAGGTGATTGGAGCGGCGCCGTTGCCAAAAGCACAGGTTCGCTTGTTGCGCCGCAGCACCCCGGCTCGACCGCTCGCGCCTAG
- a CDS encoding non-ribosomal peptide synthetase, which produces MDSLHPASPKVFVSVVSRFAQSAKECPGRPAVYFGADCLTYGELDDLTSRLAAALGVHGCTRGMAVAVLMPRGPALLAYMLAIFRLRAVYVPLDTAYPTDRLRGMVERSECAILVTTPDDLELAQAIAGTASVVNAGLATSIPAAPTTFLDVQPGDAAYVIFTSGTTGGPKGAVLTHAALANHLNAKIADLSLCATDRVAQTASHCFDISIWQFLAGLLVGGAIDILPSAVIADPRQLSKTLRERRITVIQFVPSLLRTYLVATEGESTSQFENLRCISTVGEPLSPDLCRKWLTHHPKVPILNHYGPTECGDGVTHHLVTQPPAANETYVPIGRPIPGLRVYLVTPDSDPLKLASRGEVGELCVSGAGVALGYINDPERTVAVFVANPFDDTPSHSRLYRTGDLARIRADGLLECLGRADRQVKVRGYRVELAEIETVLNSHHGVMGSAVVLHRSQHRRAKLTARAKLGRENCGENASAIDADLVPPRLIAFVVLRDHCTLRHLQEHLRRYLAPYIMPDQIFEVPTLPLNANGKLDYGRLPIPGGMRPLSDVAFVSPRSEIERQLANLWEQILCVAPVGLDDAFIDLGGDSLRMMLLANRVHHLFGRQIQPGQLHRSTVRELARKIEEGAETQLPPIIRIPAAATKVVPPTYLQTHLWFLWKLDPQARNYELRTVVNLEGSLDRGAFEAAWTDLLHRFDTLRVRFLEKDGHPLMAFDGPLPRLEYQDLSSLPSMAQSEHVAAIQRQHNAQPFDLATGPLLRTALVRRNERLHELYLTTHEIIMDAWSLSVLARDLRRLYESHTVGRAAASPAKPEIGLGDYALWEAKNLTPDRYNVQGTYWQQMLSGELPVLELSSDHERPRHLTYASHAHGLALDAGVTAALRRVAADNRSTLFATLLAGFAIVLAQYAGQDEVVVGAPHVVRQRPGTEQLLGFFLNMLPLRLKIDDTETFNTLVKGVQETVSDAISHGDYPFGQMLETLNIARRSNISPVFQVMFNMYSEQPEEVHGDGGRLTITVRELELGYAKYDLILYAQEEGDGVYLQLTYCKEILEAPQAERILRNLEHTLKHCVAAPDAPLSSLGLLHENEVRFLASFNDTSRDFGCKATLRELFEAQVQRTPEHTAFFWNGGRISYAELNDSVDRIANGLAGLGARAGDRIAIATDRGIATLVALLACVKVHAAYVCLGPELPQARAVHILRATSPKVLLIDSEIHASWACYENSPCQVVSLNSLSGTAPIGGLPRPVLPHDILHIVFTSGTTGEPKGVLVPASACLNRLHWMWSELPFLAGDVAVVQKSATLVASTWEIFGPLLQGVPAYLLSREELVIPERLLSVLENHKISHLLAAPPILDGLIMARSTGGPSASALRLVASSTQALPPDLVKRWTLAFPATNLFNFYGSTECSSNAAWHQVDHSLPLDSRKVPIGRPIANVQLSVRSRKLELMPRGALGELCVTGACLSLGYLENIEQPATRFEMMEDGHLLYRTGDLARFREDGTLELHGRADDQVKVNGYRVELDEVAHALRSHPAVSDAGVALHAMPDRGGLLLGYVVSTADLLDEADLLAFTREILPTYMVPARIMRIDELPRNPGGKLDRRALPQPTAMSAGKGRTPQTVTEVALAEIWERLLCCEEVSAEDEFFALGGTSILSVRCVSDASLRGLRLTVGELYDNPRLADLASLIDAHRDALPNETTFDRVKSENVAPPFSPTMRFFSQHMGYDEHFNLYGLWKFSAGELDGTLLSQAVATLGDEHPMLRTRLVRSGGTPARTLPTDDPLTLERITLPADLPEMWEEIVSEKTEQAQYAFRFDGRTPLLRVLLFEGGQPQTQRSWLFILVHHFLTDGYGFRLLIGELERLYRTAAAGLEVKPTALTGHARIANWLNLLRNHAIDHAEEELEYWESRPWAALMPSGSPLALAAARSGGGPTPSDPVGARRMQALLRAGEVDNHEFLRLCESQATRFLSIPQVETAALLGFSDRAGIDGLDLILLAFLRTLGGDRPTLGLYVDSLTALRAPVLGGVDLSNNLGICCELLPMPLVVDGTEPAMAQLRSVAAQRRRIPTLGLGLRALQAFHPDERVVARAARLPTPRVLINFRAPLAVIGGRRFLGQQEAPLWCGEDMNFNKHHWLEYSIDDVNSCLRIVQQHNYSRIDGSSATSTANKLQNNLTGIIREICIKQ; this is translated from the coding sequence ATGGACAGCTTACATCCCGCTTCTCCGAAAGTATTTGTATCTGTTGTTTCCCGCTTTGCCCAATCGGCAAAAGAATGCCCCGGCCGTCCCGCCGTATATTTCGGCGCAGATTGCCTGACGTATGGCGAACTGGACGATCTCACCAGTCGACTTGCCGCCGCGCTTGGCGTTCATGGCTGCACACGGGGCATGGCAGTGGCGGTGTTGATGCCGCGTGGCCCAGCGCTGCTTGCTTATATGCTAGCGATATTTCGGCTGCGCGCGGTCTACGTACCCCTGGACACGGCATACCCCACCGATCGGCTGCGGGGCATGGTTGAACGTAGCGAATGCGCCATCCTGGTTACCACTCCAGACGATTTGGAGCTTGCGCAGGCAATTGCGGGAACCGCTTCGGTCGTCAATGCCGGCCTAGCCACCTCGATACCTGCCGCGCCCACAACATTCCTGGATGTGCAGCCTGGTGATGCTGCCTATGTCATTTTCACGTCCGGAACCACCGGCGGACCAAAGGGAGCGGTGCTCACACATGCCGCGTTGGCCAACCACCTCAATGCCAAAATTGCGGATCTCAGCCTTTGTGCGACTGACCGCGTTGCTCAAACGGCTTCCCACTGCTTTGACATATCAATCTGGCAATTCTTGGCAGGCCTATTGGTCGGTGGAGCCATCGACATTTTGCCTTCGGCTGTAATTGCGGATCCTCGCCAATTATCAAAAACTTTGCGCGAGCGGAGGATCACGGTAATTCAGTTCGTGCCATCGCTCTTGCGTACCTACCTCGTTGCCACAGAAGGCGAGAGCACATCTCAGTTTGAGAACCTGCGCTGCATCTCAACTGTTGGCGAACCGCTGTCACCCGATCTATGTCGCAAATGGCTGACGCACCATCCGAAAGTTCCCATCCTCAATCATTATGGCCCAACGGAGTGCGGCGACGGCGTCACGCACCACTTGGTAACACAGCCGCCAGCCGCCAATGAAACCTACGTACCGATCGGCCGACCTATTCCCGGGCTTCGTGTCTACCTTGTCACGCCGGACAGTGATCCTCTGAAACTTGCATCGAGAGGAGAAGTTGGGGAGCTATGTGTCAGCGGTGCTGGCGTAGCTCTGGGTTACATCAATGACCCGGAACGCACTGTTGCCGTTTTCGTGGCGAATCCGTTCGACGACACGCCTAGCCACAGCCGTTTGTATCGGACCGGTGATTTGGCTCGCATCCGCGCCGATGGTTTGCTCGAGTGCCTTGGCCGAGCAGATCGGCAGGTCAAGGTACGGGGCTACCGTGTGGAATTGGCAGAGATTGAAACTGTTCTCAACAGCCATCACGGCGTCATGGGAAGCGCTGTAGTCCTGCATCGAAGCCAACATCGACGGGCGAAACTCACCGCCCGTGCAAAACTGGGGCGCGAAAATTGCGGTGAAAATGCATCAGCCATCGATGCAGATCTTGTGCCACCTCGCCTGATTGCCTTCGTAGTTCTGCGCGATCACTGCACTTTGCGACATCTGCAAGAGCATCTGCGCCGATACTTGGCGCCGTACATCATGCCGGATCAAATTTTTGAAGTGCCGACACTCCCACTCAACGCAAACGGTAAGCTCGACTACGGCCGCCTGCCGATTCCAGGTGGAATGCGCCCGCTGTCCGATGTTGCCTTCGTATCGCCACGATCAGAAATCGAACGACAGCTTGCGAACCTTTGGGAGCAGATCCTGTGCGTGGCTCCTGTCGGGCTCGACGACGCCTTCATCGATTTGGGCGGCGATTCGCTGCGAATGATGTTGCTCGCTAATCGGGTTCACCACCTTTTTGGTCGCCAGATACAACCGGGCCAACTTCACCGTTCCACGGTCCGGGAGTTGGCGCGGAAGATCGAGGAGGGCGCCGAGACACAGTTGCCTCCCATTATCCGCATTCCTGCCGCGGCGACGAAAGTGGTGCCGCCAACATATCTTCAAACTCACCTGTGGTTCCTCTGGAAGCTCGACCCCCAGGCACGAAACTACGAGCTTCGGACGGTCGTCAATCTTGAGGGTTCCTTGGATCGCGGTGCATTCGAGGCGGCCTGGACTGATTTACTCCATCGTTTTGATACGCTGCGGGTGAGATTCCTGGAGAAAGATGGCCATCCCCTGATGGCCTTTGACGGGCCGCTACCTCGACTAGAGTACCAAGATCTCTCGTCCTTGCCTTCAATGGCTCAATCCGAGCACGTCGCGGCAATTCAGCGGCAACACAACGCGCAACCGTTCGATTTGGCGACTGGCCCACTCCTTCGGACCGCCCTCGTTCGTAGGAACGAGCGCCTGCACGAGCTATACCTAACTACCCATGAGATCATCATGGACGCGTGGTCGCTTTCGGTGTTGGCGCGCGATCTACGACGCCTCTACGAGAGCCATACGGTTGGCCGCGCCGCAGCTTCGCCAGCAAAGCCCGAAATTGGCCTCGGCGACTACGCTCTGTGGGAAGCAAAAAATCTCACCCCTGATCGCTACAATGTCCAAGGGACATACTGGCAGCAGATGTTAAGCGGAGAATTACCGGTCCTCGAGCTGTCAAGCGATCACGAACGCCCTCGACACCTCACATATGCCAGCCACGCCCACGGGCTAGCATTGGATGCGGGCGTGACGGCCGCGCTCCGTCGTGTGGCTGCTGACAACCGGTCAACATTATTCGCAACACTTCTGGCAGGGTTTGCGATCGTGCTGGCGCAATATGCCGGACAGGACGAGGTCGTAGTGGGAGCGCCTCACGTAGTCAGGCAGCGCCCCGGTACCGAGCAGCTTCTTGGCTTTTTCCTCAATATGCTGCCGTTGCGGCTGAAAATCGACGACACGGAAACGTTCAATACGTTGGTAAAGGGCGTACAGGAAACTGTTTCGGACGCCATATCACATGGTGACTATCCGTTCGGGCAGATGCTGGAGACCCTTAACATTGCACGACGCAGCAACATATCACCGGTCTTTCAGGTCATGTTCAACATGTACTCGGAGCAACCGGAGGAAGTACACGGAGACGGCGGAAGACTGACCATCACCGTCCGTGAACTGGAGCTGGGTTACGCCAAGTACGATCTGATACTCTACGCGCAGGAGGAAGGGGACGGCGTCTATCTTCAACTGACGTATTGCAAAGAGATCCTCGAGGCACCTCAAGCCGAGCGGATCCTGCGCAATTTGGAACACACGTTGAAGCATTGCGTCGCAGCGCCCGACGCACCGCTCAGTTCTCTCGGACTATTGCACGAGAATGAAGTGCGATTTCTTGCGTCCTTCAACGACACGAGCCGCGATTTCGGTTGCAAGGCAACCTTACGTGAACTGTTCGAGGCCCAGGTGCAACGCACTCCAGAACACACCGCCTTTTTCTGGAACGGAGGCCGAATTTCCTACGCTGAACTGAACGACTCGGTCGACCGTATTGCCAATGGATTGGCTGGTCTGGGTGCACGCGCAGGGGATCGAATAGCAATCGCGACAGATAGGGGAATTGCAACGCTGGTGGCGCTCCTTGCTTGCGTGAAGGTGCATGCCGCATATGTCTGCTTAGGGCCTGAGTTGCCGCAAGCTCGCGCTGTTCACATCTTACGGGCAACATCCCCGAAGGTCCTGCTGATCGACAGCGAAATTCATGCTTCCTGGGCATGCTACGAAAACTCGCCATGCCAGGTGGTGTCACTGAATTCCCTCTCGGGAACCGCTCCGATAGGGGGGTTGCCTCGTCCGGTCTTGCCTCATGATATCCTGCACATCGTCTTCACGTCAGGAACGACCGGAGAGCCGAAAGGAGTGCTCGTCCCGGCGTCGGCGTGCCTCAACCGTTTGCACTGGATGTGGTCAGAGTTGCCGTTCCTTGCCGGTGACGTTGCAGTGGTCCAGAAGTCCGCAACACTTGTCGCAAGCACTTGGGAAATTTTCGGTCCGTTGCTGCAGGGGGTTCCCGCTTATTTGCTGTCCCGAGAGGAGCTTGTCATCCCAGAACGGCTGCTGTCCGTGCTTGAAAACCATAAGATCAGTCATCTCCTCGCCGCCCCACCCATCCTGGATGGACTGATCATGGCGCGCTCGACCGGCGGTCCGTCGGCAAGTGCGCTTCGGCTGGTTGCTAGCAGCACTCAGGCACTGCCGCCTGACCTCGTCAAGCGCTGGACGCTCGCGTTTCCAGCCACAAATCTCTTTAATTTCTATGGCTCGACAGAGTGCAGTTCCAATGCCGCCTGGCACCAAGTGGATCATTCACTTCCGCTTGATTCACGTAAAGTTCCTATAGGTCGACCGATTGCAAATGTGCAGTTGAGCGTGCGAAGCAGGAAGCTGGAACTTATGCCGCGCGGCGCGCTGGGTGAGTTGTGTGTCACAGGTGCATGCCTGAGTCTTGGGTACCTCGAAAACATAGAGCAACCGGCAACTCGGTTCGAAATGATGGAAGACGGCCACTTGCTCTACCGGACTGGTGATCTTGCCAGATTCCGGGAGGATGGGACGCTGGAGCTTCACGGCCGCGCTGATGACCAAGTCAAGGTGAATGGTTACCGCGTCGAACTCGACGAGGTCGCGCATGCGCTCCGCTCGCACCCCGCCGTAAGCGATGCTGGGGTCGCGTTGCATGCCATGCCGGATCGGGGCGGCCTCCTGCTGGGCTATGTGGTCAGCACTGCCGATCTCCTCGATGAGGCCGACCTTCTGGCATTCACACGGGAAATACTTCCAACATACATGGTGCCAGCGCGTATTATGCGAATTGATGAACTGCCTCGCAATCCAGGTGGCAAATTGGACCGTCGCGCCTTACCACAGCCAACTGCGATGTCCGCGGGCAAAGGAAGGACACCGCAAACGGTAACCGAGGTAGCCCTCGCGGAGATTTGGGAGCGTCTGTTGTGTTGCGAAGAGGTTTCAGCCGAGGACGAGTTCTTCGCTCTTGGGGGAACTTCGATCCTAAGTGTGCGATGCGTGTCCGACGCTAGCCTTCGTGGCCTGCGCCTCACCGTCGGCGAACTCTACGACAACCCTCGACTGGCCGATCTGGCGAGTCTCATTGACGCACACAGGGATGCCCTGCCCAATGAGACTACATTCGATCGCGTCAAATCCGAGAATGTGGCCCCGCCTTTTTCGCCCACCATGCGTTTCTTCAGCCAGCACATGGGCTACGATGAGCACTTCAATTTGTACGGCCTGTGGAAATTCAGCGCGGGAGAGCTTGATGGAACGCTCTTGTCACAAGCCGTTGCCACGCTGGGTGACGAGCATCCCATGCTTCGTACCCGGCTCGTTCGCTCAGGCGGGACTCCGGCGCGCACGCTCCCGACCGACGACCCGCTAACGTTAGAACGTATCACACTCCCCGCCGATTTGCCGGAAATGTGGGAAGAGATCGTGTCAGAAAAAACCGAACAGGCACAGTATGCCTTCCGGTTCGACGGTCGCACCCCCCTCCTCAGGGTGTTACTGTTCGAGGGGGGCCAACCGCAGACACAGCGAAGCTGGCTATTCATTCTCGTGCACCACTTCCTTACAGACGGCTACGGTTTTCGTTTGTTAATTGGGGAACTGGAACGCCTCTATAGGACTGCGGCGGCTGGCCTAGAGGTCAAGCCAACCGCCCTCACAGGCCACGCCAGAATAGCCAATTGGCTTAACCTCCTTCGCAATCATGCGATAGATCATGCCGAGGAAGAGCTCGAATACTGGGAATCCCGACCTTGGGCAGCATTGATGCCCTCCGGTTCTCCACTGGCTCTAGCGGCGGCGCGTTCTGGAGGAGGCCCAACGCCATCCGATCCTGTCGGCGCGCGTCGCATGCAGGCGTTGTTGCGGGCCGGCGAAGTGGATAACCACGAATTCTTGCGGTTGTGTGAATCCCAAGCGACTCGATTTCTCAGCATCCCTCAAGTGGAAACCGCTGCACTGCTGGGGTTTTCTGATCGTGCTGGGATCGATGGGCTGGATCTTATTCTATTGGCTTTTTTGCGAACACTAGGTGGCGATCGTCCAACGCTTGGACTTTACGTGGACAGCCTCACGGCCCTGCGCGCCCCTGTGTTGGGCGGTGTCGATCTATCAAATAACCTTGGTATCTGCTGTGAACTCTTGCCAATGCCACTGGTGGTCGATGGCACTGAACCAGCGATGGCGCAACTGCGCTCTGTAGCCGCCCAACGTCGCAGGATACCCACCCTTGGCCTTGGCCTGCGTGCTCTCCAAGCATTTCATCCTGACGAGAGAGTGGTGGCGCGCGCGGCGCGATTGCCAACGCCGCGTGTTTTGATCAATTTCCGTGCTCCTCTAGCGGTCATTGGCGGGCGCCGTTTTTTGGGGCAACAAGAGGCGCCGTTATGGTGTGGCGAGGACATGAATTTTAACAAACACCATTGGCTTGAATACTCAATCGATGACGTGAATAGCTGTTTGCGCATTGTGCAGCAGCATAACTATTCGCGTATTGATGGATCATCTGCCACGTCAACTGCAAACAAATTGCAGAACAATCTAACGGGAATCATTCGCGAGATTTGCATTAAACAATAA